A stretch of the Hippocampus zosterae strain Florida chromosome 16, ASM2543408v3, whole genome shotgun sequence genome encodes the following:
- the htr3b gene encoding 5-hydroxytryptamine receptor 3B: LQIWTDEFLVWDPDQFDGINEISLSSDAIWIPDIIVNEFVDEGRSPAIPYVYVNSSGCVKNYRPMQVVLACSLEMYAFPFDKQNCSLTFRSWLHSVKEIDLALWRSAEAIANDQREFMNDGEWELLSIPSRYWRLQQDNADYAHVRFHVRQV, encoded by the exons CTTCAGATCTGGACAGATGAGTTTCTGGTTTGGGACCCGGACCAATTTGATGGCATCAATGAGATTTCGCTGTCATCTGATGCCATCTGGATACCCGATATTATCGTCAATGAATT CGTGGATGAGGGGAGGTCGCCGGCCATCCCGTACGTCTACGTCAACTCGTCGGGTTGCGTGAAGAACTATCGGCCCATGCAGGTGGTCCTGGCCTGCAGTTTGGAAATGTACGCCTTTCCCTTTGACAAGCAGAACTGCAGCCTCACCTTCCGCAGTTGGCTCCACTCAG tgaAAGAAATCGACTTGGCTCTGTGGCGTAGCGCAGAGGCCATCGCTAACGATCAGAGGGAGTTCATGAATGACGGCGAGTGGGAACTGCTTTCCATACCGTCGCGCTACTGGCGCCTCCAGCAGGACAACGCCGACTACGCCCACGTCCGTTTCCATGTACGTCAAGTTTGA
- the LOC127588519 gene encoding 5-hydroxytryptamine receptor 3A-like: MRPTSAWTTLVLLVVIQGTARTCTVRKLGSSTGRFANATLVRLSEFLSAGYKKGVRPVKDWRTSTLVAIDLMVYSILNVDEKNQVLTTYVWYRQSWTDEFLVWNPEDFDEVKQISLPTANVWVPDILINEFVDVGKSPDIPYVYVTHDGLVRNYKPIQVVTACTLNIYNFPFDVQKCSLTFQSWLHTIDDINITLMRSPEELREDKSVFMNQGEWELLHILSNYKIFSVDDDDYYAEMKFHVVIRRRPLFYTVNLLLPSIFLMVMDIVGFYLPPDSGERVSFKITLLLGYSVFLIIVSDTLPATAIGTPLIGVYFVVCMALLVISLTETVLIVRLVHKQDLQPPVPHWLRYLILERAPALFCIHKKHRLCSRFSSQTSDMADYKDDNNYGTVQCPLHHTCEIGRQREREATLLGRGLPLPRDPSPPVVSNILQEVTAIRSFLEKRDRCNEVAKEWLQVGYVLDVLLFRVYLVAVVAYSITLGTLWSVWQVA; encoded by the exons ATGAGACCAACGTCAGCCTGGACGACGCTGGTCCTCTTGGTTGTTATTCAGGGGACAGCCAGAACATGCACAG tgaggaAACTGGGCAGCAGCACAGGCCGTTTTGCCAACGCCACATTGGTACGACTCTCCGAGTTTTTGAGTGCTGGCTACAAGAAAGGGGTGCGACCCGTGAAAGACTGGCGGACCTCCACCCTGGTGGCCATCGACCTGATGGTTTACTCCATCCTCAACGTG GATGAGAAGAACCAGGTCTTGACAACGTATGTGTGGTACAGACAG TCATGGACGGATGAATTCCTGGTCTGGAATCCCGAAGACTTTGACGAGGTCAAACAAATTTCTCTACCGACCGCCAACGTTTGGGTGCCGGATATCCTCATCAATGAGTT CGTTGACGTGGGGAAGTCTCCTGACATACCGTACGTCTATGTGACCCACGACGGACTGGTGCGCAACTACAAACCAATCCAAGTGGTCACCGCCTGCACGCTCAACATCTACAATTTCCCATTCGATGTCCAGAAATGCAGCCTGACCTTCCAGAGCTGGCTCCATACAA TTGATGACATCAACATCACGTTGATGCGCAGTCCCGAGGAGCTGAGGGAGGACAAGAGCGTCTTCATGAACCAAGGAGAGTGGGAGCTGCTTCATATTCTGTCCAACTACAAAATATTCAGCGTGGACGACGACGACTACTATGCCGAGATGAAGTTCCAT gtGGTTATCCGTCGGCGGCCGCTTTTCTACACGGTCAACCTGTTGCTGCCCAGCATTTTCCTCATGGTGATGGACATCGTAGGCTTCTATCTGCCACCCGACAGCGGCGAGAGAGTTTCTTTCAAGATCACTTTACTGCTGGGATACTCCGTCTTCCTCATCATTGTGTCCGACACTCTGCCCGCCACCGCCATTGGAACGCCACTCATCG GCGTATATTTCGTCGTTTGCATGGCCTTGTTGGTGATCAGCCTGACGGAAACGGTGTTGATCGTACGTCTGGTCCACAAGCAGGACCTGCAGCCCCCTGTGCCTCACTGGCTGAGGTACCTGATTCTGGAGAGAGCGCCGGCCCTCTTCTGCATCCACAAGAAGCACCGGTTGTGCTCCAGATTCTCCTCGCAGACCTCAGATATGGCTGACTACAAGGACGACAACAACTATGGGACTG tcCAATGTCCGCTCCATCACACCTGTGAGATCGGCCGGCAGCGCGAAAGGGAGGCCACCCTGCTGGGACGGGGCCTGCCCCTGCCGAGGGACCCGTCGCCACCCGTCGTGAGCAACATCCTGCAGGAGGTGACGGCGATACGCAGCTTCCTGGAGAAGCGGGACCGCTGCAACGAGGTGGCCAAGGAGTGGCTGCAGGTGGGATACGTTCTGGACGTGCTGCTCTTCAGGGTCTACTTGGTGGCCGTGGTGGCTTACAGCATTACGCTGGGCACGCTGTGGTCCGTGTGGCAGGTGGCCTGA
- the LOC127588539 gene encoding 5-hydroxytryptamine receptor 3B, which produces MALLMLSLITSILVVKLLHHSKKEVREMSVSACLLDKYGLAESAMTSTRTLDRLNHSEDFEFEASLEEDLESLIDIQENPSSLEWLLRELVSIRLAFSQEDTESAAQAEWLALCSKLDCFLFRLYLIVLAVYAGTLLLFWASWSFA; this is translated from the exons ATGGCGCTACTCATGCTCAGCCTGATCACGTCCATCCTGGTGGTGAAACTGCTCCACCACAGCAAAAAAGAGGTCCGGGAAATGTCCGTGTCGGCCTGCCTGCTGGACAAGTACGGCCTGGCAGAGAGCGCCATGACCTCCACGAGAACCTTGGACCGACTCAACCATTCTGAAG ATTTCGAGTTTGAGGCCTCGCTGGAAGAGGACCTGGAATCGCTGATCGACATTCAGGAAAATCCTTCTAGCCTGGAGTGGCTCCTGAGGGAGCTGGTTTCCATCCGTCTGGCCTTTTCCCAGGAGGACACAGAGTCTGCGGCTCAGGCTGAATGGCTGGCACTCTGCTCAAAGCTCGACTGCTTCCTCTTCCGCCTCTACCTGATTGTTCTGGCTGTGTATGCCGGGACCCTGCTGCTGTTCTGGGCCAGCTGGAGCTTCGCCTGA